The genomic region ATGTACCTAACGCCGTAGACGGTCCCTTAATCAATAATTCACCTCATAATGAGATGGCTGGTCCTCATACTGTCGCCGATGGTAAAGTAGAAGACAGTGTCCCCGTGCTGCCaaaaagaaggagaggaagaccaagaaaaacagaaatcgCAGCTTTTAAAACTCTGGTTGCTAAGGCTGCTGCCGCCACTGCTGCTGCCGCTCCTGCTACTGCTAATAATGTAAGCGGTCCTGCACAGAGACTGAGGAGTAGAGGAGAACAGCACCCTTCAACACAGGATGGAAAGGCTGAATCTGATAGCAAGGTAGACCCCAAGCAAACTGAAATGACTACCACAGAAAGTAGTAATAAATTGAACTTTAAAGGTAATAAAAGAAGAAGGGCTAAACATGCTGATCAGCAAGTTCCAGCTAAAGTATCCAGACTGGATGTTCCCCAGGAGGCCTCGCCAGCACTGAGCAATTATCCAGGCTATGGTGAGAAAGCAGAGGCAGAAAAGCAGGTGGAACTTAGTACTGACaaacaagagacagaaacagatggAAAGGTCGATCAACTCTCCCCGCTGTCGGGAGAAGGAGAAGCGCAGCAGACAGTACTAAAGGAAGATATACTACGACACAAAAAACTGTCCCCCCAGCCAGCAGCTGAGCCTGAAGTTATTCCATCTGAGGGTTTGAACAGCCTAAGCTTGGTAAGCCCTTCTCAGTGTGATGACCCTAAATTAAAACAGTCAGCCGACATGAATGGCAGTGTGGCATCACAATCAAAAAGCAGTCTTGAATCTCCAAAGAACACAAACTCGGAGAATACAGAGCCCTCTAACGCAGATGTCGTAACATCCTCTGAACAACCACCGAAACCCATTGGGGTACCCCCTGCTGTGAAAGCTGAGAACATCGAGATAGATCTGGATCAATTAAATCCTGTGTCAGAGGTAAACAGTCCTAAATCTTATACCGCCACTGTCAAATCTGAGGGTACGAACAGTTCGCGAACCGCTTTCAGGCGCAAGAAAGGCGgcaagagaaggaggagaataAGTACAGTTTTGTTACAGAGAGCACATGTTGGCCATGAAGGAAGCGACGACAtgcaacaaaaaacagacagcGGTGATGTGGATAAGGACGGCAACTCAAATGCCGATGCAAATGTCACCTACACTAAAAGAGGGGGGAAAACTCTGTTGAAATGTGGTTACTGTGGTCAGACATTTAGATTTCTGTCTCAGTTCGTCATCCATCAACGCATTCATACAGGAGAAAGACCTTTCAAATGCACTGAATGCGGCAAAGGTTTTAGCAAAAATTCAAACTTAAATCTTCATCTCAAGACGCACAGAAAGAGCAACCTATATCAGAAATGTCCATTTTGCAAAATCAAATTCTCCTGCTCAGAGTATGCCTCTCACATGAAGATGCATGCAGATGTGCTGGACCAGGACTCTTCGAGCAACAAGTctgaaaaacacagcagagggAACAACAATGGAAACATCCCTGGACTTCATAGACCGGTTCCCccagaaaaaagagaaagaaaggtgTGCCAGTACTGTGGTAAGACATTCCCGTTTCAGTCTGCCCTCATAAGACACGTGCgtgtccacacaggagagaagccTTATAAATGCGATATATGCGGCAAAGCTTTTGGTCAGGCCTATTTCCTTCGTGTTCATGAGCTGACGCACTGGTCTGTGAAGCGTTACAACTGCACACGTTGTGAGAAATCATTCACTCATTATAGCAATGCAAAAAACCACACCTGTAGACCGTCGGGAAGTGGCGACGATTTACAACCCAACAGACGCGTGAAGCCTTCGCTGACGTACACGTGCCACATCTGCAAGAATGTTTTTGACCACCTGCAGGAGTTCAACAGCCACATGAAAGCCCACACCGGCGCAAAGCTTTATCGCTGCTTGTATTGTGACAAGCTGTTCGGTGTGCTGTCTGAATTTAACTCCCATCGCAGTCagtgcagaggagagaaaaacgCCTCCAGCTCTGCCATAAAAGAGGAAGGGACaatgtcattaataaattacacAGTGCCTGCACTTAGGTGTTCAACAGGACACAATTCAGCTCCTCTCACAGCTGCAAATTGTGAAACACCGAAAAAACAATCACAGACCGGCCGTAAGAAACGCTCTGCTAAGAAACCGTTCCAGTCAACAGTCATACCAGCTCACCACCTCTCGCACCTCGTGTCAAAGTTAAACAAACTAGATAGCCGCACAGACCCCAGGAAATATTTATGTCCGGGCTGTGGGCGACTGTTCAGACACATGGGGAGACTCCGAGCCCACATGCTCACTCATGCCCCAGGTCAAAGTTACACCTGTGCTTGTTGCGGTAAGACTCTAGAAAACTGGAAGAAACTGTGGCATCACCAGAGAATCCATCGACAGAGACGCGGCCGCTTCACGTGCGCTCAGTGTGGGCAAGGCTTTCGGTTTGTGGAGCCGTACAAGAAGCACATGAGCGAGCACCCGGAGTTCCAGTGGATTCAGGTCAGGCCCAAGAAATCGTTTCTGCCTTATCAATGTGAGCAGTGCAGATGCAGTTTTAAGACTCTAGATTTGCTGTTCAGTCACCAGCTTTGCCATTCCTCAACGCAAGACATGCACAAGGACTCTGATTTTGACTTATCCGTAGATGATCACAATACACAGTCTAACAAGAAAATGTTTAGCCCTCCCACAAACAACCACATGGCTATGTTTCATCCAGAACCTGAGGAAAACAAGTCTCCTCCGAGCCCTTTATCCAAATACCCAGACCCAGTTCGTCAAGAGTCGCCTCTAGTTCCCATGACTTCCTTTGTCCAAAATCAGGAACTTGATTTAGATAAAACTTCCCAGCGTCCAAGCAGCACACATTTGATCCAAGATAGAGAGACCAGTGGTGACAGAAAAGATGAAAATACACTTGGAAAACCCATTACCCCTCTGAGAACTGTGAAAAGAAACGTGAGCCAAAATGGCAGGAAATCAAATGAAGGGTCTACAGATGGTGTgaagtgtgctgtgtgtggtAATGCGTATCCTGCCATTTCAGACCTTTATCACCATTATTTACAGCATGCCAGAGGCCAGGTGTAATAACCTCAATGGACATTCAGCGGCCCTTCTGTATTTACATCAACtattttttacattgtttaaCACAGGGCTCCTGTAGTCCTAGATTagaaaatgtagaaatgtcGTCTGTTGGAAAGGTTAGGGGAACGGAAATGCCTCTGAAAGGATTTTTGAAGATTTGTTCActttcatgtgttcatgtacCTGTCATGCCTGTCCGTTTTCAGATTTTAAGAATATAACGCtgaatgtacaaaataataCGGGACGCTTTCTGTTTTCATGAAGAAGCCACTAATCTTTCTTTAGTTTCTAGAATTATATTTGTGTCCATCAGAAAGAACAGatagaacattttaaatttgacaCATTTGGATTGTGCCAAAGACGCCCCAAACATGTTATACATTCAGTGCATTGACGCCCAGCCAGAAGCAGCCCTGGGACAatgtaatcagctgttcagtgagcatttgaaaacagaaaaggtgcTGAATGTCTATGACTGATGAAAAATAAGGGGTGGTTAAAAACTTTTATACTCAGAAATAATGTTTGCCATGTAACCTCCCagcatatttatgttttaacttGGAAAAGTTCCCCGCACATCCAGCACAAGACAAAATCACCAAGTGATCAGAGAAGGTGGAGGTCACACTGAATTCATTTACAAACTCCTTGTTGCTGTTTGGTTTGGCAGACCTGACAAAGAACGTCTGCGCATACTTTTCATTTTATAACACATTGTCAATGAACAATGATCAATTAATTGAATAGTAGCTGTATAGTTTTACACATTTCAAACATTGTCACCTCATCCTGACACATAGATTCACTGTGACCACTGTGAACTTTAATATCAAATGTGTGCATTTCAAATCACGCAGGTCTTTTCTTGGCTTATACAAGTGAAACTGTTACTCAAAAGTGTTGTGCTGATTTCACTGAAATCAAGCGATGCTAAATCTTTCTAGAAAAATACACTGACAAACGCACATTCCACACCTGAAAAACCAAGTGCAGCAGGAGTGTTGTTCAACATCCATTTGTGTTTACTGCTtttgaaaaactacattttcATGCTTCGGTGTCTCGCTTGATTTTGTTGGaatcatgaaaaaaaataaacataaatggaCACTTTGCTTTGCTGTATTTGATTTTATGTTATAGTTTGTCTTAAAACCAATAAAAGTCCATTTTGTATTGATGTGTGATCATGTCATTTTTAACCTGTACTCCAGCTTTAAGAGGACATCCTTAAATCTAGAAACATTTCTACTGGTGATATGATGCTGAAGGTTATGACTCAAAGATCCTTTTAACATTGAACAAGAGATGTAAtcaaagaagacaaagagatgAGGTATCTTGGGGGAGTTCTGTTTATTTAAGGGATATACAATTTACTGTCCCAAAACAAATGACTGAATTGACTTTAGTAGGAGGACATGGTGTTGCGAATCCAGCTGACGTAGTTGCAGACCTTGGCGTAGACTCCGGGCTTGTTCCTCTGGGCGCAGCCATAACCCCAGGACACAACACCCTGCAGCTGACCGTTGCACACCACGGGGCCACCAGAGTCTCCCTGAAAGGACACGGATAGAAAGGACAACAGGTGAGCAGAGGAGTCCTGAAGTTTGGTGTGTCGACTTTAACAAACAGTGATTATGACTTCAGCTCGTACCTGGCAGGAGTCCTTGCCTCCCTCGAGGAATCCAGCACAGAACATGTTGACGGTGATCTGTCCAGGGTAGGCGTTCTTGCAGCTGCTGTCGCTCAGGATGGGGGCATCCAGGCACCTCAGACGATCAGGATAACTGCCTAGAGAGGAAGAAACACAATACATGTTGATGTTCATACCCCGACATGtaccaaaaatattttcctattTGCAGTATTTTACTGACTTCCAGAGCTGCTGGTGTTGCCCCATCCAGAGATCAGACAGCGGGTGCCAGCGCTGGCACAGCTGGAGGGCAGGGGCACGGTGCGGACGTAGCTGTTCAGTTTGGCGGGCCTGCTCAACTTGATCAGCATGATGTCATTGTCCAGGTTGCCGCTGTTGTACTTGGGGTTACGGATGACCGTGGCAGAGTCGATGATCTGTTCTGTGCCCTCATTGACAGCAATGTTGTGCTCACCAAGACGCACCTGGATGCGGCTGcagggagaggaaagagggtTAAATTACATGTAAGTAATGAGGCGATTGATATGCCTGTTTAGAGTGCGTATGTCTGCAAATAATGTCTGCACGTACGACTTGTAGCAGTGAGCAGCAGACACCACCCAGGTGCTGGAGATCAGGGAGCCTCCACAGAAGTGGTATCCAGCGTTCAGAGAGACCTGATAGGCCACAGAGTTCTTTCCGCACTCGTAGCCTCCAACAATCTTGTCACCCTCATCGTCAATGGGAGCNNNNNNNNNNNNNNNNNNNNNNNNNNNNNNNNNNNNNNNNNNNNNNNNNNNNNNNNNNNNNNNNNNNNNNNNNNNNNNNNNNNNNNNNNNNNNNNNNNNNTGACTTTAGTAGGAGGACATGGTGTTGCGAATCCAGCTGACGTAGTTGCAGACCTTGGCGTAGACTCCGGGCTTGTTCCTCTGGGCGCAGCCATAACCCCAGGACACAACACCCTGCAGCTGACCGTTGCACACCACGGGGCCACCAGAGTCTCCCTGAAAGGACACGGATAGAAAGGACAACAGGTGAGCAGAGG from Micropterus dolomieu isolate WLL.071019.BEF.003 ecotype Adirondacks linkage group LG03, ASM2129224v1, whole genome shotgun sequence harbors:
- the si:dkeyp-84f3.9 gene encoding uncharacterized protein si:dkeyp-84f3.9 isoform X1, with product MGSKMSFSRGSTDQNTVSELTSVASHPRNSIHAPSDCKQIPEDKRCSEEDLDPMWGEEMKAAALTQPGPESRSSEHLPCDGLVKSEIEGGMNCQHSEHPSPQVEMEAKSQLTSASVCTSTTDSQGQPVEVRRKRGRPRKLKPLLTEDKKDPDSAGLDAVQHKEISTTIPLPTCLGNHNSDDVPNAVDGPLINNSPHNEMAGPHTVADGKVEDSVPVLPKRRRGRPRKTEIAAFKTLVAKAAAATAAAAPATANNVSGPAQRLRSRGEQHPSTQDGKAESDSKVDPKQTEMTTTESSNKLNFKGNKRRRAKHADQQVPAKVSRLDVPQEASPALSNYPGYGEKAEAEKQVELSTDKQETETDGKVDQLSPLSGEGEAQQTVLKEDILRHKKLSPQPAAEPEVIPSEGLNSLSLVSPSQCDDPKLKQSADMNGSVASQSKSSLESPKNTNSENTEPSNADVVTSSEQPPKPIGVPPAVKAENIEIDLDQLNPVSEVNSPKSYTATVKSEGTNSSRTAFRRKKGGKRRRRISTVLLQRAHVGHEGSDDMQQKTDSGDVDKDGNSNADANVTYTKRGGKTLLKCGYCGQTFRFLSQFVIHQRIHTGERPFKCTECGKGFSKNSNLNLHLKTHRKSNLYQKCPFCKIKFSCSEYASHMKMHADVLDQDSSSNKSEKHSRGNNNGNIPGLHRPVPPEKRERKVCQYCGKTFPFQSALIRHVRVHTGEKPYKCDICGKAFGQAYFLRVHELTHWSVKRYNCTRCEKSFTHYSNAKNHTCRPSGSGDDLQPNRRVKPSLTYTCHICKNVFDHLQEFNSHMKAHTGAKLYRCLYCDKLFGVLSEFNSHRSQCRGEKNASSSAIKEEGTMSLINYTVPALRCSTGHNSAPLTAANCETPKKQSQTGRKKRSAKKPFQSTVIPAHHLSHLVSKLNKLDSRTDPRKYLCPGCGRLFRHMGRLRAHMLTHAPGQSYTCACCGKTLENWKKLWHHQRIHRQRRGRFTCAQCGQGFRFVEPYKKHMSEHPEFQWIQVRPKKSFLPYQCEQCRCSFKTLDLLFSHQLCHSSTQDMHKDSDFDLSVDDHNTQSNKKMFSPPTNNHMAMFHPEPEENKSPPSPLSKYPDPVRQESPLVPMTSFVQNQELDLDKTSQRPSSTHLIQDRETSGDRKDENTLGKPITPLRTVKRNVSQNGRKSNEGSTDGVKCAVCGNAYPAISDLYHHYLQHARGQV
- the si:dkeyp-84f3.9 gene encoding uncharacterized protein si:dkeyp-84f3.9 isoform X2, whose product is MWGEEMKAAALTQPGPESRSSEHLPCDGLVKSEIEGGMNCQHSEHPSPQVEMEAKSQLTSASVCTSTTDSQGQPVEVRRKRGRPRKLKPLLTEDKKDPDSAGLDAVQHKEISTTIPLPTCLGNHNSDDVPNAVDGPLINNSPHNEMAGPHTVADGKVEDSVPVLPKRRRGRPRKTEIAAFKTLVAKAAAATAAAAPATANNVSGPAQRLRSRGEQHPSTQDGKAESDSKVDPKQTEMTTTESSNKLNFKGNKRRRAKHADQQVPAKVSRLDVPQEASPALSNYPGYGEKAEAEKQVELSTDKQETETDGKVDQLSPLSGEGEAQQTVLKEDILRHKKLSPQPAAEPEVIPSEGLNSLSLVSPSQCDDPKLKQSADMNGSVASQSKSSLESPKNTNSENTEPSNADVVTSSEQPPKPIGVPPAVKAENIEIDLDQLNPVSEVNSPKSYTATVKSEGTNSSRTAFRRKKGGKRRRRISTVLLQRAHVGHEGSDDMQQKTDSGDVDKDGNSNADANVTYTKRGGKTLLKCGYCGQTFRFLSQFVIHQRIHTGERPFKCTECGKGFSKNSNLNLHLKTHRKSNLYQKCPFCKIKFSCSEYASHMKMHADVLDQDSSSNKSEKHSRGNNNGNIPGLHRPVPPEKRERKVCQYCGKTFPFQSALIRHVRVHTGEKPYKCDICGKAFGQAYFLRVHELTHWSVKRYNCTRCEKSFTHYSNAKNHTCRPSGSGDDLQPNRRVKPSLTYTCHICKNVFDHLQEFNSHMKAHTGAKLYRCLYCDKLFGVLSEFNSHRSQCRGEKNASSSAIKEEGTMSLINYTVPALRCSTGHNSAPLTAANCETPKKQSQTGRKKRSAKKPFQSTVIPAHHLSHLVSKLNKLDSRTDPRKYLCPGCGRLFRHMGRLRAHMLTHAPGQSYTCACCGKTLENWKKLWHHQRIHRQRRGRFTCAQCGQGFRFVEPYKKHMSEHPEFQWIQVRPKKSFLPYQCEQCRCSFKTLDLLFSHQLCHSSTQDMHKDSDFDLSVDDHNTQSNKKMFSPPTNNHMAMFHPEPEENKSPPSPLSKYPDPVRQESPLVPMTSFVQNQELDLDKTSQRPSSTHLIQDRETSGDRKDENTLGKPITPLRTVKRNVSQNGRKSNEGSTDGVKCAVCGNAYPAISDLYHHYLQHARGQV
- the LOC123968103 gene encoding trypsin-3-like, which codes for APIDDEGDKIVGGYECGKNSVAYQVSLNAGYHFCGGSLISSTWVVSAAHCYKSRIQVRLGEHNIAVNEGTEQIIDSATVIRNPKYNSGNLDNDIMLIKLSRPAKLNSYVRTVPLPSSCASAGTRCLISGWGNTSSSGSSYPDRLRCLDAPILSDSSCKNAYPGQITVNMFCAGFLEGGKDSCQGDSGGPVVCNGQLQGVVSWGYGCAQRNKPGVYAKVCNYVSWIRNTMSSY